The DNA sequence GCGAGCGGGACACCGGTCATGCCCTCAGGGTCCGCGGGCACTCGGGGTACCGTCCAATACCTGCTTCTATAACCTGGCGGCATGGATGTGGACACGCGCCTGCTCCGGTACTTCGCCGCAGTGGCGGAGGAAGGCAGCCTGACCGGGGCGGCGCGGAGGCTGTTCGTCTCGCAGCCCGCGCTGACCAAGCGGATCCGGCGCCTGGAGGACGAGCTCGGGGTGGCGCTCTTCACGCGTTCGCGGTCCGGGACGGCGCTGACGGAGGCCGGCCGAGAGCTGGCCGCGCGGGTGCCCGCGCTGCTGGACGGCTGGGACGAGACGGTACGGGCCACCGGCCGGGCGGCGAAGGTGCTGCGCCTGGGCTTCCTGGACGCGGGCGCCGTGGGCGCCGTCCACGAGGTCGTCGCCGAGTTCCGCCGCGCGCGGCCGGAGTGGCGTGTGGAGCTGCGTCAGTTCGACTGGTCGGACCCGAGCGCCGGCCTGGCCCGGGGCGACGTGGACGCGGCGGTGGTGCGTCTGCCGTTTCCGGGTCAGGAGAGCCTGGACGTGCGGGAGTTGTTCGTCGAGGAGCGCGGGGTGCTGCTGCCCGCCCGCCATCCGCTGGCGGACAGCGGAACGGTCGAGTTCCGGGATCTGTGGGACGAGCCCTTCGTCGCGGCCGGGGCCGAGACCGGAGCCTGGAGGGATCACTGGCTCGCGGCGGAGGAGCGGGGAGGGCACCCGGTCCGCGTCGGTGCCGTCGCCGGCCGGCCGGACGAGTGGCTCGGAGCGGTGGCCGCCGGCTGCGTGGCGCTGGCCCCGGCGTCGGCAGCCCGCTTCCACTCCCACCCGGACGTGGTGTTCCGTCCCGTCCGCGGGGTCTCGCCGAGCCGGGTGGGGCTGGCCCGCAGGAGCCGGACACGCGGGGCGGCCCTGAACGAGCTGCTGGAAGCCATCACGCGGCGGTCGAGCCGGAGCTGACGGCAGGGCCGCCGGACCACCGGTGCCCCGCCCGGCCGGATCGGCGCCCAGGCCGCCGGGTTCTCCCGGCGGCAGCCGCGTCGCCGGTGGTGGCCCGCGCGCTCCAGGGGCTGTCCGGGCCGCGCGCGGCCACGCCGGCCGGTACCCGGCGTCGGTCGGCACACCGTGGTGGCGGGCAGTCGTGCCGCGGGGCGGCACGGGTGGGCGCACCGGCACCCCGAAGGCGCCGGGCCGCGCGACCCGCCCCCGGCCCGCCCCGGCCTCACGCCTGCCGGGACGCCAGCTCGATCACCGTGACGTCCGACGGCGCGCCCACCCGGGTCGGCGGCCCCCACGCCCCCGCCCCCCGGCTGACGTACAACTGCGTGTCGCCGTACCGCTCCAGGCCCGCCAGCGTCGGATTCGCCGCCCCGGCGATCAGGTTGGCGGGCCAGAGCTGCCCGCCGTGGGTGTGCCCGGACAGCTGGAGGTCCACACCGTGCTCGACGGCGTCGTGGATCTGCACGGGCTGGTGCGCGAGGAGCACGCAGGCCCGCTCCCGGTCCCGGTCGCCCAGCGCCTTCACGTAGTCCGGTCCCTGCCCCTCGTCCTCGCCGGACACGTCGTTGACGCCCGCGAGGTCGAAGTACGGCAGCTCGGTGCGGGCGTTCTCCAACGGGTTGAGACCGAGCCGGCGCACCTCCTGGACCCACTGTTCGGCGCCGGAGAAGTACTCGTGGTTGCCGGTGACGAAGAAGGAGCCGTGACGGGCTTTCAGCTGGGCCAGTGGGGCGGCGGCCGGGCCGAGGTCCTTCACGCTGCCGTCCACCAGGTCGCCGACGACCGCGATCAGGTCGGGCTGGGTGGCGTTGACCGTGTCGACGACCGTCTGCGCGAACCCGCGGCCCAGCACCGGGCCCAGGTGGATGTCGCTGACCACCGCGATGCGGAAGCCGTGCGCCGCGCGGGGGAGTTTGGCGAGCGGCACGGTGACCCGCTTCACCCGCGGTCCGCGCAGCACTCCGTACGTCCCGTAGCCGACGGTGCCCACGGCCGCCGCGGCGGCGGCCCCGCCGACGACCCGGGACACGAACAGCCGGCGCGACGGCCCGGACGGAGGTACGGGGGCCTGGTGGGCGCCGGTGTGCGCGGGGGGCGCGGGGGTCTCCGCACCGTCCCCGGAACCGGCCGCCCCGGCACCCGGTGCGTC is a window from the Streptomyces capillispiralis genome containing:
- a CDS encoding metallophosphoesterase, coding for MAIVFVLIALLVVAVLVTGNWYLWRRLFRDTTRGPGAVRRVGAVVIAGGWAVTVGAFVAERGGAPFWLQQVLAWPGFLWLALCLYLLLATVAGELVRPVLRRILERRAATAEPVTVPAAPEPEPAPEPIPAGQGAGRGPGDAPGAGAAGSGDGAETPAPPAHTGAHQAPVPPSGPSRRLFVSRVVGGAAAAAAVGTVGYGTYGVLRGPRVKRVTVPLAKLPRAAHGFRIAVVSDIHLGPVLGRGFAQTVVDTVNATQPDLIAVVGDLVDGSVKDLGPAAAPLAQLKARHGSFFVTGNHEYFSGAEQWVQEVRRLGLNPLENARTELPYFDLAGVNDVSGEDEGQGPDYVKALGDRDRERACVLLAHQPVQIHDAVEHGVDLQLSGHTHGGQLWPANLIAGAANPTLAGLERYGDTQLYVSRGAGAWGPPTRVGAPSDVTVIELASRQA
- a CDS encoding LysR family transcriptional regulator gives rise to the protein MDVDTRLLRYFAAVAEEGSLTGAARRLFVSQPALTKRIRRLEDELGVALFTRSRSGTALTEAGRELAARVPALLDGWDETVRATGRAAKVLRLGFLDAGAVGAVHEVVAEFRRARPEWRVELRQFDWSDPSAGLARGDVDAAVVRLPFPGQESLDVRELFVEERGVLLPARHPLADSGTVEFRDLWDEPFVAAGAETGAWRDHWLAAEERGGHPVRVGAVAGRPDEWLGAVAAGCVALAPASAARFHSHPDVVFRPVRGVSPSRVGLARRSRTRGAALNELLEAITRRSSRS